A region from the Wansuia hejianensis genome encodes:
- a CDS encoding MSCRAMM family protein has protein sequence MKSRAGILAAVLAVSLSVVCVYPAYAEEPQEASETKEEVCEETELIKETGAGPEEGSFWIYAGKEAGRTLWVNGATGTAAEGLESFRFPEGEEWKAQWEAWHTAGFESWESQEGETVIMEVQPEDDYEWEKLQVLDKYGNFLELTETENGCKFRMPASDVLVSLKMQGRPKEDPWGTGEKTEIPGIPQALGREAEEQTEELQDKELEKYNLAAAAQPRYSGSYYTADAYEQFALGQSVQLWGLTTAGGYGDRQYIFALKNGDNSLVDSWEEGVMGTPDGIPFFCIEADIDYNNSVLATVYEGRNYLSQDEIIECALACKYMEDHISVLNGNKTDLFFLQQCAVWTIRENHGYRAYSVQTNYVAPYTVSHNGDINFAYAFVQNSIAWAIANKGNYTGYCKVLDNHTGQKCGVFKAVENPKGTLAIQKSSALPQISDNNACYSLEGAEYTVYQMGTDTVVGTITTDAGGYGTLGNLPAGSYDIVEMKAPKGYLLDSTRHTITINAGQTTTYQAKDEPGNDPVLTLLVKRDVETGKPMGNARLKGAEYTVKYYDVNLSTDPAEIGITEKYTWILETDEKGRAYLDNAHKISGDEFVIGLHGNPVLPLGTITIQESKAPEGYLLNTTLYVANTIQQNGSVSTTNLPNEETYAATEQVKRGDLEFTKLDTETGRFMAGIPFRVISQTTGENHILVADADGHASTSAVPHSAETNENDAVIGEADYSSSFGIWFGGSEPDDTKGALPYDTYTVRELPCEANYGKDLAEFTVTISENGKTVDVGTVENQTILTNTKARDAETGTQVITSVNYASIVDTFYYENLTPGRKYTVKGAVRNPETGEVIVQNGAPLIAEKAFTSAAVNGEVKLTFLLHAAELEGKQVVVTEELYDGDSLRTTHEDLDDPDQTVTVLTGDLTVTKTIAADEIVWAHGNPIFLVKVSGLSQTGKRRQFYHTYEFTQDYVEANTASDGTVSLAYTFRDIPISGSYQVEEVPVSRYSLMGFKGNGGNVTVYGSYALADLVSQPSGTEVTITNQKTNDAWESHTALLHNVIQ, from the coding sequence ATGAAAAGTAGGGCAGGAATCCTTGCGGCAGTGTTGGCCGTAAGCTTGTCTGTGGTCTGCGTCTACCCGGCCTACGCGGAAGAGCCCCAGGAGGCCTCAGAGACAAAGGAAGAAGTGTGTGAAGAAACAGAACTGATAAAAGAAACAGGAGCAGGGCCGGAAGAAGGGAGCTTTTGGATCTATGCAGGAAAAGAAGCCGGCAGAACCCTATGGGTAAACGGGGCAACAGGGACAGCCGCAGAAGGCTTGGAGAGCTTTCGCTTTCCAGAGGGAGAAGAGTGGAAGGCCCAGTGGGAGGCCTGGCATACAGCTGGTTTTGAGAGCTGGGAGAGTCAGGAAGGAGAGACGGTTATTATGGAGGTGCAGCCTGAAGACGACTACGAATGGGAGAAGTTGCAGGTATTAGATAAATATGGAAATTTTCTGGAACTGACAGAAACGGAAAACGGATGCAAGTTCCGGATGCCGGCGTCTGACGTGCTGGTGAGTTTAAAGATGCAGGGACGACCAAAAGAAGATCCGTGGGGGACTGGAGAAAAAACGGAAATACCTGGAATTCCCCAGGCGTTGGGGAGAGAAGCGGAGGAGCAAACCGAAGAGCTGCAGGATAAGGAGTTGGAAAAATATAACCTGGCAGCTGCGGCACAGCCGCGTTATAGCGGTTCCTATTACACAGCGGACGCTTATGAGCAGTTTGCATTAGGACAAAGTGTTCAACTGTGGGGACTGACAACTGCCGGCGGCTATGGAGATCGCCAGTATATATTTGCGTTGAAAAATGGAGATAATTCGCTGGTGGATTCCTGGGAAGAAGGCGTAATGGGTACACCGGACGGAATACCGTTTTTTTGTATCGAGGCGGATATTGACTATAATAACTCAGTCTTAGCCACTGTTTATGAGGGACGAAATTATTTGAGTCAAGATGAGATTATAGAATGTGCTCTAGCCTGCAAATATATGGAAGATCATATCAGCGTGCTGAATGGTAATAAAACAGATTTATTTTTTCTGCAGCAGTGTGCAGTTTGGACCATACGGGAAAATCATGGATATCGTGCATATAGTGTTCAGACAAACTATGTAGCGCCCTATACGGTATCGCATAATGGGGATATCAATTTCGCCTATGCATTTGTTCAGAATTCTATCGCTTGGGCTATTGCAAATAAAGGAAATTATACGGGCTACTGCAAGGTACTTGATAATCATACCGGACAAAAATGTGGTGTATTTAAAGCAGTCGAGAATCCAAAGGGTACTTTGGCAATCCAAAAGTCTTCCGCGTTGCCTCAAATCTCTGACAATAATGCTTGCTACAGTTTGGAGGGAGCTGAGTATACCGTTTATCAAATGGGGACAGATACAGTGGTCGGAACGATTACGACAGATGCGGGCGGATATGGCACCCTGGGAAATCTGCCGGCAGGAAGCTATGACATCGTGGAGATGAAGGCGCCGAAGGGCTACCTGTTGGACAGCACAAGACATACGATAACCATCAATGCCGGTCAAACCACAACCTATCAGGCAAAGGATGAACCTGGGAACGACCCTGTGCTTACGCTTTTAGTAAAAAGAGATGTTGAAACAGGCAAACCCATGGGAAATGCTAGGCTAAAGGGAGCGGAATACACTGTCAAATATTATGACGTAAATTTGAGTACGGATCCAGCGGAAATAGGAATAACAGAAAAATATACTTGGATCTTAGAGACGGATGAGAAGGGACGAGCATATTTGGACAATGCACATAAGATATCGGGTGATGAATTTGTTATAGGATTACATGGAAATCCGGTTTTACCTTTAGGAACGATCACTATCCAAGAAAGCAAAGCACCAGAGGGTTATTTACTGAATACTACTTTATATGTAGCGAACACGATACAGCAGAATGGCTCAGTATCAACAACCAATCTTCCGAATGAAGAAACCTATGCCGCGACAGAGCAGGTAAAGCGTGGTGATCTGGAGTTTACAAAATTGGATACAGAAACCGGCAGGTTTATGGCCGGCATTCCTTTTCGGGTTATCTCCCAAACAACGGGAGAAAACCATATTTTGGTGGCGGATGCAGATGGTCATGCGTCTACATCCGCCGTACCCCACAGTGCAGAAACAAATGAAAATGATGCTGTTATCGGTGAGGCAGACTATTCTTCTTCATTTGGTATTTGGTTTGGTGGAAGTGAACCGGATGATACCAAAGGGGCTTTGCCGTATGATACGTATACCGTCAGGGAACTTCCCTGTGAGGCAAACTATGGAAAAGACCTGGCAGAGTTTACCGTAACCATTTCTGAGAATGGGAAAACAGTAGATGTTGGAACCGTAGAAAATCAGACGATTCTGACGAATACAAAGGCCAGAGACGCGGAAACGGGGACGCAGGTTATCACGTCGGTGAACTATGCTTCCATCGTGGATACGTTCTACTACGAAAACCTGACGCCTGGGAGGAAATACACGGTAAAAGGAGCCGTCAGGAATCCGGAAACCGGGGAAGTGATTGTGCAGAATGGCGCTCCCCTCATCGCAGAAAAAGCATTTACATCAGCTGCAGTAAATGGCGAGGTAAAGCTTACGTTTCTTCTGCATGCTGCAGAACTGGAGGGGAAACAGGTGGTGGTGACCGAAGAGCTGTATGACGGGGACTCCCTGCGGACCACGCATGAAGACCTGGATGACCCGGACCAGACGGTCACTGTTTTAACTGGAGATTTGACCGTCACAAAGACCATTGCTGCGGATGAGATTGTCTGGGCCCATGGGAATCCTATATTTCTCGTAAAAGTTTCTGGTCTCAGCCAGACGGGGAAGCGCCGGCAGTTCTATCATACCTATGAGTTTACGCAGGACTATGTAGAGGCGAACACCGCGTCAGACGGCACGGTATCCCTGGCGTATACATTCCGGGACATTCCAATCTCCGGAAGCTATCAAGTGGAGGAGGTGCCTGTCAGCCGATATTCCCTGATGGGTTTTAAAGGGAATGGGGGTAACGTTACTGTCTATGGTTCTTATGCACTGGCAGACCTCGTGAGCCAGCCGTCCGGCACAGAAGTAACAATTACTAACCAAAAGACCAATGACGCATGGGAGTCCCATACGGCCTTGCTCCACAACGTCATTCAGTAA
- a CDS encoding signal peptidase I has protein sequence MMRKIIAKVTGILAAATLAFSAGLLILFLLGIRPYVVRSGSMEPDIPVGSLCFVNQRISYMEIKVGDLAAYRSALGERVLHRVIAVTDEGLVTKGDANGRSDGITVRKENYIGKEAFNIPKLGYLFGGLETGRGKILGLTAIACLVILSLFFGNERKELTGGETTISNREEVKEI, from the coding sequence ATGATGCGTAAAATTATTGCAAAAGTGACGGGGATTCTGGCAGCCGCCACATTGGCGTTCAGCGCGGGTCTTTTGATTCTGTTTCTTTTGGGGATCCGTCCCTATGTGGTTCGGTCTGGCTCCATGGAGCCGGACATCCCCGTCGGAAGCCTGTGTTTTGTCAATCAGCGGATCTCTTATATGGAGATAAAGGTGGGGGATTTGGCAGCGTACCGGTCCGCACTTGGAGAGCGGGTGCTGCACCGCGTGATTGCAGTCACAGATGAAGGTCTGGTAACCAAAGGGGATGCGAATGGGCGCAGCGACGGTATCACGGTACGGAAAGAAAACTATATCGGAAAAGAAGCCTTTAACATCCCGAAGCTCGGATACCTGTTCGGGGGTTTGGAAACCGGGCGGGGAAAAATCTTAGGGCTTACAGCCATTGCCTGTCTGGTGATCCTCAGTCTCTTTTTTGGAAATGAAAGGAAGGAGCTAACGGGCGGAGAAACAACAATAAGCAACAGAGAGGAGGTAAAAGAGATATGA